A region from the Palaemon carinicauda isolate YSFRI2023 chromosome 9, ASM3689809v2, whole genome shotgun sequence genome encodes:
- the LOC137646744 gene encoding craniofacial development protein 2-like has protein sequence MSLSTRRLLKVITSLRGVHEAPPTMSPAEVSRESSCDALGPRLIPSKNQQGLPSHGLAGLNRQAQRKISEERMRVATLIVGTMTGKGRELVDLGERRDIGVLCVQETRWKGNNTRELGEGCKLYCSGTNMEGRNGVGIILSKQLKENLIVVNRKNDRIMSLKLGLGATIANVVCCAYAPQTGFTEKEKDTFWEEMDQVLGIIPARERVIIGGDLNSHLGISREGIESALRLGCG, from the exons atgagcCTTTCGACCCGTCGACTGCTGAAGGTGATAACGTCTCTTAGAGGTGTTCACGAGGCCCCACCAACAATGTCTCCTGCAGAAGTCTCTCGGGAATCCAGTTG tgacgcgttgggacctcgcctgatcccttcgAAAAAtcagcaagggctacccagtcatgggctgGCTGGGTTAAataggcaagctcagaggaaaatatctgaagagaggatgagagtagcaactctgattgtggggacaatgactggaaaagggcgagagctggttgacctcggGGAGAGAAGGGATATTGGAGtgttgtgtgtgcaggagaccaggtggaagggaaataatacaagagaactaggcgaaggttgtaaattatattgcAGTGgaacaaatatggaaggaagaaatggagtaggaataatattatcgaaacagctgaaggaaaatttgattgtggtgaataggaaaaatgacagaattatgagtttaaagctaggactgggagcaacaatagccAATGTGGTGTGttgtgcctatgccccgcaaactggattTACAGagaaggagaaggatacattctgggaggagatggaccaggtgCTTGgcataattcctgcaagggaaagggtaattataggggGAGATCTGAacagccacttgggaattagtagggaagggatagagagtgcattgaggttggggtgtgggtga